CCATTTCCAAAATTAGAGTAACGAGAAAAACCTGCGCAAGTACTACTCCTAGTAGGCTTAGCAAGTTTGACAAAGTTAATCACACTTTTTGGGTTTGGTATTATTGTCATAGATTACTTTTATAGTAATAGTAGCCATCCTTATGTCAACAACACCCGATGACCAAATGGACTATCGGGTGCGGTGTAAGTGACATTCAGTATTCTTAACTGACTTAAACTCAAAGTTAGCTAGGCGGGTATTATGCAGGAATCTGAGTGTAGTTAATACCAGCCATCTGCGCCGCTAAGCGTAGTACTTGAGTACTATAGCCAACTTCATTGTCATACCAGATATAGACAGTGGCATGATTGTCAGTGACGATAGTGGCCTGCGCATCTACGATACCGACGTGCTTGGTGCCAACAAAGTCAGTAGACACGGCTTCCGTAGAGTCCGTGTAAGCAATCTGCGACTGCCAAGTGCTACTATTGGCCATTTTGCGCATGAACTCATTCAACGCATCAGCACTTTCTGGTGCTCTTTTCAGATTCAAGTTCAGAATCGCTAAGCTCACATTTGGCGTTGGCACACGAATCGCATTACCCGTTAGCTTACCGCTCAGCTCAGGCAGTGCTTTACCCACTGCTTTGGCAGCGCCAGTACTGGTGATAACCATGTTTAGTACCGCACTACGACCACGGCGATCGGCTTTATGATAGTTATCAATCAGATTTTGATCGTTGGTAAAGGCATGAATCGTCTCTACATGACCATTTTCGATACCATATTCATCATGCAATACTTTTAGCGACGGCGTGATGGCGTTGGTCGTACAACTAGCAGCACTGACGATGGTATCATCACCAATAGTGTCATTGTTGACACCATATACGACGTTTTTAATCTCGCCACCAGCAGGCGCTGTTAGCAATACTTTCTGTACGCCTTTAGCTTGTAAGTGTTTGCCAAGACCAGCTTCATCTTTCCAGATACCCGTATTATCAACGATCAAGGCATTATCGATGCCATAAGCAGTATAGTCGATTTCGCTTGGGTCATTGGCATAGATAATCTGTACAAAACGGCCGTTAATAATCATGCCGTTATTTTCTTCGTCAATACTGACATCGCCTGTAAAGCTGCCATGAATCGAGTCACGCTCAAGTAACGAGGCACGCTTCGCTAAGTCACCCGCTGCAGCAGGACGTACTACGATGGCTTTTAGTTGTAAACCTTTGGCACTCGACGCTTGTGACAATAGCAGACGGGTCAAAATACGGCCGATACGGCCAAAACCATATAGTACGACATCAGTGGCACCATTGATGGCTTTTTTGTCAGTGTTGATGGCTTGTAAGGCAGCTTGAATATCACTGTCATTAGCAATCAGCTGACCCACATCGACACGCGCCGCCTGAATATCGCTGCTAGCAGCTAAGGCTTTTACCATCGCTAAAGTATCTGCTATCGCGATAGGCTGTGCATCGGTGTCGCGTAAAGCAGCTTTTTGATGCAATGCCAGTACCTGACCGACTGAAGTGGTATCTAATGTTTCACCGAACAAAGTAACTTGGACATCTTGCTCATTATATAGTTTATTCAACAGCCCAATCAGCTCAATCGCTTGTTGTTCTTGATTGTTGTAGTTGCTTAAATGGTCTTGATGCAATTGGCGTAAGGTATCAGCTTGGCTCACGAGAAACATCCTTATGGTCAGTAAAATATAATAAATTGAAGGTGATGACGTATAAAAACAGAAGTATTAAGAACGCTAAATATAAGAAACTTAAACAAGAAACTGAGGTTAATCGCTATTTTTGCAAGGTAACGACTACAATTTAGTGGCACAGTGCTTATCAGGACGATTAATGACTGTCAATTCTAGCTCAAAACGTCCGATTTTGCCAGTGATAACCATTATTACTAACGTTTGCCCCTCATAGATTATCATTTTGAATGAAAAACGACCTTTATAACGATTAAAGGTAGCTTAGTCAGCTTTGAGATTATGTAAGGGCCGTGCATGAATTGAAAAGCCTCGTCTCTTATTAATAGACCAATGCAATGTTAAGGAATCAGTTTCACTGTTTGCTTGGCATGAGTGGTCTGCTTAAATTCTTTTAAACCATAGCCTTGTTGCTGGGCAATTTGACGATATTTTGCATATGTTTTTTGAGAGATATTGGGTGAGCGTGCAAGCAGCCACAAGTAGTCTTTATCAGGCGTACCTACTAATGCTGTTTGATAGCTTGGATCATGCGCTAGCACCCAGTAGTCTGCGCGGCCTACAGGCAACCAACGAATCCACGACGGCAAAAAGGTAACTTTCAATTTACTACCAGTGTCATCAACAGGTTTTGCGAGCCCTTCAGCGTCGATAGCTTTGCCATCTTCTCCCATACATTCATTGAGTACAGTAATGCCTGAACCGTCTGCTTTTTCAGTATAAGTAGCCGTCACATCGCTGGCACATTTACGCTGAAAATACATAGGCAAACGCCCAATCTCATACCAAGTACCTGCGTACTTTTTGAGATCAATGCTATCGACCGTAGTCGGCTCATCGGCTGACTTGTGAATAATCGTTGACGGCTCGACTTCTATCGTCTCTGTCGTTGTTTTATCTGCTTGTGTTTTGTTGATAGGCATAGCTTGCGGGGCAGCATAAGCAGAAATCGCTGCTAGCGGGACGATAATCGCCAAGGCAATCGCAGTATGTTTGACAAGGCTATTCATAAATACACGCTCTGGAATTTCGCTACTTTGCATAGTGGCCATAGATGTCTCTTTTTTAGGGATTGGTTTTTTATGAGTATCCTTACTAATAGCCAAAGTTTGATCCGTTACGGCATCAGATTGAGACAGTTTTTCAGTCAAGGTAGGCTTGTTATCTATGATACTTTTAGGCATTGCGCGCATTTTTTTGTAGCCATTATCAATGGATCCAACTTTCGAATGCACACTGATATCTTCGCTTTCACGACTCTCAGCACTATTGTGTGAGCGCTTATAATCGAGCTCATTATTAGTCATTAT
The sequence above is a segment of the Psychrobacter fulvigenes genome. Coding sequences within it:
- a CDS encoding lipocalin family protein, giving the protein MKTNMKPNELFTLGNSDLQPVCSQTKKSHQSSSHYVTSTQNKAASNSDYVSTGYASNDADYSYKALSMSSSDEIMTNNELDYKRSHNSAESRESEDISVHSKVGSIDNGYKKMRAMPKSIIDNKPTLTEKLSQSDAVTDQTLAISKDTHKKPIPKKETSMATMQSSEIPERVFMNSLVKHTAIALAIIVPLAAISAYAAPQAMPINKTQADKTTTETIEVEPSTIIHKSADEPTTVDSIDLKKYAGTWYEIGRLPMYFQRKCASDVTATYTEKADGSGITVLNECMGEDGKAIDAEGLAKPVDDTGSKLKVTFLPSWIRWLPVGRADYWVLAHDPSYQTALVGTPDKDYLWLLARSPNISQKTYAKYRQIAQQQGYGLKEFKQTTHAKQTVKLIP
- a CDS encoding glyceraldehyde-3-phosphate dehydrogenase, which codes for MFLVSQADTLRQLHQDHLSNYNNQEQQAIELIGLLNKLYNEQDVQVTLFGETLDTTSVGQVLALHQKAALRDTDAQPIAIADTLAMVKALAASSDIQAARVDVGQLIANDSDIQAALQAINTDKKAINGATDVVLYGFGRIGRILTRLLLSQASSAKGLQLKAIVVRPAAAGDLAKRASLLERDSIHGSFTGDVSIDEENNGMIINGRFVQIIYANDPSEIDYTAYGIDNALIVDNTGIWKDEAGLGKHLQAKGVQKVLLTAPAGGEIKNVVYGVNNDTIGDDTIVSAASCTTNAITPSLKVLHDEYGIENGHVETIHAFTNDQNLIDNYHKADRRGRSAVLNMVITSTGAAKAVGKALPELSGKLTGNAIRVPTPNVSLAILNLNLKRAPESADALNEFMRKMANSSTWQSQIAYTDSTEAVSTDFVGTKHVGIVDAQATIVTDNHATVYIWYDNEVGYSTQVLRLAAQMAGINYTQIPA